From Pseudomonas sp. B21-028, one genomic window encodes:
- a CDS encoding transporter codes for MKKTIRLLSVCVLGTGLPGLENAQAYDLPVVNLGFTSFLDGGPPAGPGWYFQEYFQNYSANRLRDRNGKALPLPKQQLDYQVAVTQLSYFSDIRVGNATLGMNALLPFVTRMDVDDGLNNAALRAQSGLGDLLLGPMIQFDPIMGPDGPRFVHRIEFQVNVPTGDYDNKHDINPGANAWSFDPYWAATYWFTPQWTASLRAHYLYNGKNNDPGPGYGGADEVQAGQALHANFATEYAVTPQLRLGINGYWLKQITDTKVDGHEVSGRREKVWAIGPGAMYSFSKDDHLFLNAYFEQDVENRADGSRVQMRYVHHF; via the coding sequence ATGAAAAAAACAATAAGATTACTGTCGGTCTGCGTCCTGGGCACTGGTCTCCCGGGGTTGGAAAACGCACAGGCCTATGACTTGCCCGTGGTGAACCTGGGTTTCACCAGTTTCCTCGACGGTGGCCCACCCGCTGGGCCAGGTTGGTACTTCCAGGAGTATTTCCAGAACTACAGTGCCAACCGTCTGCGCGATCGGAACGGCAAGGCACTGCCCCTTCCCAAACAGCAATTGGATTATCAGGTGGCTGTGACCCAGTTGTCTTACTTCTCTGACATTCGCGTGGGTAATGCCACGCTGGGCATGAACGCGTTGCTGCCGTTCGTGACGCGGATGGACGTCGATGACGGGCTGAACAACGCAGCCTTGCGCGCCCAGAGCGGCCTGGGTGATCTACTGTTGGGTCCCATGATTCAGTTCGATCCGATCATGGGGCCCGATGGCCCGCGTTTTGTGCATCGCATCGAATTCCAGGTCAATGTGCCCACCGGTGACTACGACAACAAACACGATATCAACCCCGGCGCCAATGCCTGGTCGTTCGATCCGTACTGGGCGGCTACCTACTGGTTCACGCCACAATGGACGGCATCGTTGCGGGCGCACTATCTCTATAACGGTAAGAACAATGACCCCGGACCGGGCTATGGCGGCGCCGATGAGGTCCAGGCCGGACAAGCGTTGCACGCAAACTTTGCCACGGAATATGCGGTCACGCCGCAGCTGCGCCTGGGCATCAACGGCTACTGGTTAAAGCAGATCACGGACACCAAGGTGGATGGGCATGAGGTGTCTGGACGTCGTGAAAAGGTCTGGGCCATCGGGCCGGGTGCGATGTACAGCTTCTCCAAGGACGACCACCTGTTCTTGAACGCGTACTTTGAGCAAGATGTGGAGAACCGCGCCGACGGCAGTCGTGTGCAGATGCGTTACGTCCATCATTTTTAA
- the antC gene encoding anthranilate 1,2-dioxygenase electron transfer component AntC: MNHKVAFSFADGKTSFFEIKPNELLLDAALRNGVNIPLDCREGVCGTCQGRCESGQYTQDYVDEEALTPRDLAQRKMLSCQTRVQSDASFYFDFDSGLCNADASRLVQAVVTHVELVSATTAILHIDASSHSQQLDYLPGQYARMQVPGTDQWRSYSFANCPNATNQLQFLIRLLPDGAMSSFIRERCQPGQIIEFEAPLGSFYLRQITRPLVLVAGGTGLSAFLGMLDDIADKGSCEQPIQLFYGVTQDNDLCELPRLAAYRERISNFDYHLVVSKPSATWAGKTGWIPEHFDPKQMEANPFDIYLCGPPPMVEAIRSWLDTQQIQHFQMYYEKFVESNAKQ, from the coding sequence ATGAACCATAAAGTCGCTTTCAGCTTCGCCGATGGCAAGACTTCGTTCTTCGAGATCAAACCCAACGAACTGCTGCTTGATGCAGCGCTGCGCAACGGCGTCAATATCCCTCTCGATTGCCGTGAAGGTGTTTGCGGCACTTGTCAGGGACGTTGCGAATCCGGCCAGTACACTCAGGACTACGTAGACGAAGAGGCATTGACCCCGCGAGACCTGGCACAACGCAAGATGCTCTCTTGCCAGACCCGGGTCCAATCCGATGCGTCGTTCTATTTCGACTTCGACTCGGGGCTGTGCAACGCCGATGCAAGCCGTCTCGTACAGGCCGTCGTGACACACGTCGAACTCGTCTCGGCCACTACGGCGATTCTGCACATCGACGCCAGCAGTCACAGCCAACAACTGGACTATCTTCCCGGACAGTACGCCAGGATGCAGGTGCCAGGGACCGATCAATGGCGCTCCTATTCATTCGCCAACTGCCCGAACGCCACCAATCAGTTGCAATTCCTCATTCGCCTGTTGCCGGACGGGGCGATGAGCAGCTTCATCCGTGAAAGGTGCCAGCCGGGACAGATCATCGAGTTCGAGGCGCCGCTCGGTAGTTTCTATCTGCGCCAGATCACCCGGCCGCTGGTGCTGGTGGCTGGCGGCACCGGGCTTTCGGCGTTCCTCGGGATGCTCGATGACATTGCCGATAAAGGCAGCTGCGAACAACCGATCCAGTTGTTCTACGGGGTCACGCAGGATAACGACTTGTGCGAACTGCCGCGCCTGGCCGCTTATCGCGAGCGCATCTCCAACTTCGATTACCACCTCGTTGTATCGAAACCGTCCGCAACATGGGCCGGCAAAACGGGATGGATTCCTGAACACTTCGACCCCAAGCAAATGGAGGCCAATCCGTTCGACATCTATTTGTGCGGCCCGCCGCCCATGGTAGAAGCGATCAGGAGTTGGCTCGACACGCAGCAGATCCAGCACTTTCAGATGTACTACGAGAAATTCGTCGAAAGCAACGCCAAGCAATGA
- the antB gene encoding anthranilate 1,2-dioxygenase small subunit codes for MSALQHSIEQFLYHKAQLCDQQDWDAYLDLFDEQSEFHLPQWESEHSYTTDPKRGMSLIYYANRSGLEDRVFRLRTGKSAASTPMPRTLHQISNVRIKPLDKTQFEVKAGWVTLYTRQGLSEQFYGHVTYHLKPSGDSWKITRKHILLLNDTINSVLDFYHL; via the coding sequence ATGAGCGCACTCCAACATTCCATCGAGCAGTTTCTTTACCACAAGGCACAACTGTGCGATCAACAGGATTGGGATGCCTATCTCGACCTGTTCGATGAGCAGAGCGAATTTCACCTGCCGCAATGGGAATCGGAACACTCCTACACCACCGATCCCAAACGCGGCATGTCACTGATTTATTACGCCAACCGCTCCGGTCTGGAAGACCGGGTGTTCCGTCTGCGCACCGGGAAATCGGCAGCGTCCACGCCGATGCCTCGCACACTGCATCAAATCAGCAACGTCCGGATCAAGCCCCTTGATAAGACTCAGTTCGAGGTCAAGGCCGGCTGGGTCACGCTGTACACGCGCCAGGGGCTGTCGGAGCAGTTCTACGGCCACGTGACCTACCACCTGAAGCCGTCTGGCGACAGTTGGAAGATCACCCGCAAACACATCCTGCTGCTGAACGACACGATCAACTCAGTGCTTGATTTCTATCACCTGTGA
- the antA gene encoding anthranilate 1,2-dioxygenase large subunit translates to MNSTRSIAQWQEYIQGCLDFRPAEGIYRIARDMFTEPELFDLEMELIFEKNWIYACHESEIANPNDFLTLRAGRQPMIITRDGNNQLHALINACQHRGATLTRVSKGNQSTFTCPFHAWCYKSDGRLVKVKAPGEYPEGFDKATRGLKKARIESYKGFVFISLDPQGTDSLEDYLGDAKVFFDMMVAQSPTGELEILPGKSTYSYDGNWKLQHENGLDGYHVSTVHYNYVSTVQHRQQVNAENGGGSSTLDYSKLGAGDAETDDGWFSFNNGHSLLFSDMPNPTVRAGYATVMPRLVAEYGQQQAEWMMHRLRNLNIYPSLFFMDQISSQLRIVRPVAWNKTEIISQCIGVKGESDADRENRIRQFEDFFNVSGMGTPDDLVEFREAQRGFQARLERWNEVSRGSEKWVEGPTPNSEVLGIHPVLTGTEFTHEGLYINQHGSWQRFLLQGLEQKALKLKEV, encoded by the coding sequence ATGAACAGCACCAGAAGCATTGCGCAGTGGCAGGAATACATTCAGGGTTGCCTGGATTTTCGTCCGGCCGAAGGTATTTATCGCATCGCCCGCGATATGTTCACCGAGCCGGAACTGTTCGATCTCGAGATGGAGCTGATCTTCGAGAAGAATTGGATCTATGCGTGCCACGAGAGTGAAATCGCCAATCCCAATGACTTCCTCACCCTGCGTGCAGGCCGTCAGCCGATGATCATCACCCGCGATGGAAATAACCAGCTCCACGCTCTGATCAATGCCTGCCAACATCGCGGCGCAACGTTGACTCGCGTCAGCAAGGGTAATCAATCGACCTTCACCTGCCCCTTCCATGCTTGGTGCTACAAAAGCGACGGTCGCCTGGTCAAGGTAAAGGCGCCGGGGGAATATCCGGAGGGGTTCGACAAAGCCACCCGTGGACTGAAGAAAGCCCGCATCGAGAGTTACAAAGGCTTCGTCTTCATCAGCCTCGATCCCCAGGGCACCGACTCGCTGGAAGATTACCTGGGCGATGCCAAGGTGTTCTTCGACATGATGGTTGCTCAGTCGCCCACGGGCGAGCTGGAAATACTGCCTGGCAAATCGACCTACAGCTACGACGGCAACTGGAAGCTCCAGCACGAAAATGGCCTGGACGGGTATCACGTCAGCACCGTGCACTACAACTATGTGTCCACGGTGCAGCACCGCCAGCAGGTCAATGCCGAGAACGGCGGCGGCTCCAGCACGCTGGACTACAGCAAGCTCGGTGCCGGCGATGCCGAAACCGATGATGGCTGGTTTTCGTTCAACAACGGCCACAGCCTGCTGTTCAGTGACATGCCCAACCCGACAGTCCGCGCCGGTTACGCCACGGTCATGCCGCGCCTGGTTGCAGAGTATGGCCAGCAGCAAGCCGAATGGATGATGCACCGCCTGCGCAACCTCAATATCTACCCAAGCCTGTTTTTCATGGACCAGATCAGTTCGCAACTGCGCATCGTTCGCCCAGTGGCCTGGAATAAAACGGAGATCATCAGCCAGTGCATTGGCGTAAAAGGTGAATCGGACGCCGATCGGGAAAACCGTATTCGCCAGTTCGAAGACTTCTTCAATGTGTCGGGCATGGGTACGCCGGACGACCTCGTGGAGTTCCGTGAAGCCCAGCGCGGTTTCCAGGCCCGCCTGGAGCGCTGGAACGAGGTTTCCCGAGGCAGCGAAAAATGGGTGGAAGGTCCCACGCCCAACAGCGAAGTGCTGGGCATCCATCCGGTCCTTACCGGAACCGAGTTCACCCACGAAGGGCTTTATATCAACCAGCACGGTTCCTGGCAGCGTTTCCTTCTGCAAGGCCTGGAACAAAAAGCCCTGAAATTGAAGGAGGTTTGA
- a CDS encoding AraC family transcriptional regulator encodes MNLQTHARADVEFQDIHAVRHDLQSAQAWMANICGPHGLKASAPQRLHFQHAGNLLKSMSTVIGYVEYGTDVTIDIDASVLNSYSISLPISGQQELRKYDGLLTSDSNNGLIVSPYDRQELCIAGNCRKIQVAIKATAMRQVLEELLQRPAQQPIIFETKVGTGQGATAAWWRLVKFLLAEMDQTREFFGHVSISRDIERALIKGLILAQPSNYSDELTGLSQIRCPEYLLRAKQFIQEHVSGEVNLDDLSLAAGVSRFKLYEAFKKYLGVSPTLYVKRFRLERVRQALLEGEGHANITAVAMRWGLPTWVVSLPITRNYSWKCPPRRLKEVAPIEGASDRSVAKKTRETFHENGRPATLHKART; translated from the coding sequence ATGAACCTGCAAACTCATGCTCGAGCCGATGTTGAATTCCAGGACATCCATGCAGTGCGCCATGACCTGCAAAGTGCGCAGGCCTGGATGGCGAATATCTGCGGGCCCCACGGGCTCAAGGCTTCTGCACCGCAGCGCCTGCATTTTCAGCACGCCGGAAATCTCTTGAAGTCGATGTCTACGGTGATCGGTTATGTTGAGTACGGCACCGATGTCACCATCGATATTGATGCGTCGGTGCTGAACAGCTACAGCATCAGCCTGCCCATCAGCGGTCAGCAGGAGTTGCGCAAGTATGACGGGCTGCTGACGTCTGACAGCAACAACGGGCTCATCGTGTCGCCCTATGACCGACAAGAGCTTTGTATCGCGGGCAACTGTCGGAAAATTCAAGTCGCGATCAAGGCCACAGCGATGCGCCAGGTGCTGGAAGAGTTGCTACAGCGGCCTGCCCAGCAACCGATCATCTTCGAGACAAAGGTGGGGACGGGGCAGGGTGCGACTGCGGCGTGGTGGCGGCTGGTCAAGTTCCTGCTGGCGGAGATGGACCAGACCCGCGAGTTCTTCGGTCATGTCTCGATTTCCCGGGACATTGAAAGAGCCTTGATCAAGGGCTTGATTCTGGCTCAACCCAGCAATTACTCGGATGAGCTGACGGGACTGTCGCAGATCCGCTGCCCTGAATATCTGCTGAGGGCCAAGCAGTTCATACAGGAGCATGTCAGCGGTGAAGTCAATCTGGACGATCTCAGCCTGGCGGCCGGGGTGTCGCGCTTCAAGTTGTATGAGGCGTTCAAGAAGTACCTGGGTGTCTCACCCACCTTGTATGTGAAACGGTTTCGGCTCGAACGTGTAAGGCAAGCGCTGCTGGAGGGCGAGGGGCACGCCAATATCACGGCTGTGGCAATGCGCTGGGGTTTACCCACCTGGGTCGTTTCTCTGCCGATTACAAGAAATTATTCCTGGAAGTGCCCTCCAAGACGGTTGAAAGAAGTCGCACCCATTGAGGGAGCGAGTGACAGAAGCGTTGCTAAAAAAACAAGAGAGACTTTCCATGAAAACGGTCGCCCAGCTACTTTGCATAAAGCCCGAACATAA
- a CDS encoding CBS domain-containing protein has protein sequence MKTVAQLLCIKPEHNQMVHTIAPDQMVLDAIRIMAERNVGALLVVEDGAAIGVLSERDYARKMVLQGRSSAGTPVREIMSSPVVSVAPGQSIEACMGIMTDSHLRHLPVVEGEKLLGLLSIGDLVKAALAEQTNLVQQLESYIRGH, from the coding sequence ATGAAAACGGTCGCCCAGCTACTTTGCATAAAGCCCGAACATAATCAGATGGTTCACACCATTGCACCGGACCAGATGGTCCTGGACGCGATCAGGATCATGGCTGAGCGAAACGTCGGTGCTCTACTGGTCGTAGAGGATGGGGCCGCCATTGGCGTGCTCAGTGAGCGGGACTATGCGCGGAAAATGGTGCTGCAGGGTCGCTCTTCGGCGGGAACCCCAGTGAGGGAGATCATGAGCTCGCCGGTAGTCTCTGTGGCTCCTGGCCAGAGCATAGAGGCCTGCATGGGGATCATGACCGACAGTCATCTTCGTCATCTGCCGGTTGTAGAGGGCGAGAAGTTGCTTGGCTTATTGTCGATTGGCGACCTGGTAAAGGCCGCATTGGCCGAGCAGACCAACCTGGTGCAGCAATTGGAAAGTTATATCCGCGGGCACTGA
- a CDS encoding S8/S53 family peptidase encodes MPLRSAALAALFTLATGTAAEAQEPLRLENLKRCGNLLENQRQDWCLTVRGLDDGVPQLKLGTRAIPPDSVRREGQNLRVRLDSAGYQSGPLWLEDGPRSSNAAWLTLRNSHVLAAGPNEVAKNMDGLTTYVNLVSLLIEEDRDGRQEAERLADKYGATVVGSIAPLNLYQLRLPARDLVQRDALVLRLGSETSVDAVVIEESAAEETEQSTARPEEPKKPAQDSDEWAANRFLDAVHYYQRRIPGQQAPIRPQPVRIGLIERDVDFDTADFADYLGACSVPRTCVYARDANAPDGHGTTVAGILAARWNDGGNTGFLRGLDKASGGFEVIVERNSDAGITANIAASVNLVEDGVRVLNWSWGIHRVGAKDIKGDDVDSLLRSGIAMSGYEELLEEFFLWLRKEHPDVIVVNSAGNGSSFSGSDEYRLPSSFITEQLLVVGGHQRSERTEVAVDDPAYAVKRSSSNIDMRVDITAAACAHASTPGTGQNGAVHCGTSYATPMVAGLLAAMLSINPQLQPEQLRTLLRRSAMTIGDNHDFERMDAEDLTAPILPSERRYQLNDKDVGRSARLDMQKALDLAVESRGRVR; translated from the coding sequence ATGCCCCTACGATCCGCCGCCCTCGCTGCATTGTTCACCCTGGCTACCGGCACGGCAGCCGAAGCACAGGAACCGCTACGCCTGGAAAACCTGAAGCGCTGCGGCAACCTCCTGGAAAACCAGCGCCAGGACTGGTGCCTGACGGTGCGCGGGCTGGACGATGGCGTGCCGCAATTGAAACTGGGCACCCGAGCGATCCCTCCGGACTCTGTTCGGCGCGAGGGGCAGAACCTGCGCGTGCGCCTGGACAGCGCCGGCTACCAAAGCGGCCCTCTCTGGCTGGAGGACGGCCCACGCAGCAGTAACGCCGCCTGGCTGACCTTGCGCAACAGTCACGTACTGGCCGCAGGCCCAAACGAAGTGGCGAAGAACATGGATGGACTGACCACCTACGTCAATCTGGTCAGCCTGCTGATCGAGGAAGATCGCGACGGCCGCCAGGAAGCCGAGCGCCTTGCCGACAAGTACGGGGCGACTGTGGTCGGCAGCATTGCCCCTTTGAACCTTTATCAGCTTCGTCTGCCGGCCAGGGACCTGGTGCAGCGTGACGCATTGGTGCTGCGTCTGGGCAGTGAAACCAGCGTGGACGCGGTGGTGATCGAGGAGTCCGCGGCGGAAGAAACCGAGCAATCCACGGCCCGTCCCGAAGAACCGAAGAAACCCGCACAAGACTCCGACGAATGGGCCGCGAACCGCTTCCTCGACGCGGTGCACTACTACCAGCGGCGCATCCCCGGACAGCAGGCGCCCATCCGGCCGCAACCCGTACGCATCGGCCTGATCGAGCGCGACGTGGATTTCGACACCGCGGATTTTGCCGACTACCTCGGTGCCTGCTCGGTACCACGCACCTGTGTCTACGCCCGCGATGCCAACGCCCCGGACGGCCATGGCACCACCGTCGCGGGCATACTCGCCGCGCGCTGGAACGACGGTGGCAACACCGGTTTTCTGCGCGGCCTGGATAAGGCCAGCGGTGGTTTCGAGGTCATCGTCGAACGTAATTCCGATGCCGGGATTACCGCCAATATCGCCGCCTCGGTCAACCTCGTGGAAGATGGCGTACGCGTACTCAACTGGAGCTGGGGCATCCACCGGGTGGGCGCCAAGGACATCAAGGGAGACGATGTGGATTCCCTGCTGCGCTCGGGCATCGCCATGAGCGGCTACGAGGAACTGCTGGAGGAGTTCTTCCTCTGGCTGCGCAAGGAGCATCCCGACGTGATCGTGGTGAACTCCGCCGGCAACGGCTCGTCCTTCTCGGGCAGCGATGAGTACCGCCTGCCCTCCTCCTTCATCACCGAGCAGCTGCTGGTGGTCGGTGGTCATCAGCGCAGCGAGCGTACCGAGGTCGCCGTCGACGATCCGGCCTATGCGGTCAAGCGCAGCTCCTCGAACATCGACATGCGCGTCGACATCACCGCCGCCGCTTGCGCCCACGCGTCGACGCCCGGCACAGGCCAGAACGGAGCGGTGCATTGCGGCACCTCCTACGCAACGCCCATGGTCGCGGGCCTGCTGGCAGCGATGCTGTCCATCAACCCGCAACTTCAGCCCGAGCAACTGCGCACGCTGTTGCGCCGCAGCGCCATGACCATCGGCGACAACCACGACTTCGAACGGATGGACGCCGAAGACCTCACCGCGCCCATCCTGCCGTCTGAGCGCCGCTACCAACTCAATGACAAAGACGTGGGACGCTCGGCGCGGTTGGACATGCAGAAGGCATTGGACCTGGCGGTGGAAAGTCGCGGGCGGGTGCGTTGA
- a CDS encoding chorismate mutase, whose product MELRCTSIEEVRQQIDQIDRQVVALLARRGNFVTQAAAFKKTTDDVRAPARVEQVITKVRGLANEAGASPDVVERVYRAMIAAFIDEELKAHSALTAQP is encoded by the coding sequence ATGGAATTACGCTGTACATCCATCGAAGAAGTCCGCCAGCAGATAGACCAGATCGACCGCCAGGTCGTTGCGCTCCTGGCCCGGCGTGGCAACTTCGTCACGCAGGCGGCAGCCTTCAAGAAAACCACCGACGATGTGCGCGCACCGGCGCGGGTCGAGCAGGTCATCACCAAAGTGCGCGGGCTTGCGAACGAAGCCGGTGCCTCGCCTGATGTCGTGGAGCGGGTCTACCGGGCCATGATCGCTGCGTTCATTGACGAAGAATTGAAAGCCCACTCGGCCCTGACAGCCCAGCCCTGA
- a CDS encoding LysR substrate-binding domain-containing protein: protein MNYRHLTPSMSLLLAFEAAARHESYTRAAVELSLTQSAVSRQVQALEEQLGLTLFRREGRQVRLTDVGRLYQREMSEALGRIRSATLQAMAYQSGSGTLRLATLPTFGSRWLLPRLHEFYKTHPGILVHISSRIDAIDFDTSGIDAAIVVGTADLPGLISHRLHAEELIVIISAQAAKAHETWTPERISEQMLLNVANNPNVWGDWFSHYTLPHARMRLGPSFELTSHLIQAVRADIGIGLVPRILVADELANGELIGLDLPFASRRSYYLTYPPRNEMLPSLRAFRGWLLEQI, encoded by the coding sequence ATGAATTACCGTCACCTCACACCGTCCATGTCACTGCTGCTGGCATTTGAAGCCGCCGCCCGGCATGAAAGCTACACCCGGGCCGCGGTTGAACTCTCGCTGACGCAAAGCGCCGTCAGCCGGCAGGTCCAGGCGCTGGAAGAGCAATTGGGGCTGACGCTGTTTCGTCGCGAAGGGCGGCAGGTCCGGCTGACCGATGTCGGTCGTCTCTACCAACGGGAGATGAGCGAAGCGCTCGGACGCATCCGTAGCGCGACGCTGCAGGCCATGGCCTATCAGTCCGGCAGCGGCACCCTGCGCCTGGCGACGTTGCCGACCTTTGGTTCGAGGTGGCTGCTGCCGCGCCTGCATGAGTTCTACAAAACCCACCCCGGCATACTGGTGCACATCAGCTCCCGGATCGACGCCATCGACTTCGACACCAGCGGCATCGACGCCGCCATCGTCGTAGGCACGGCCGACCTGCCGGGCCTGATCAGCCATCGCCTGCACGCCGAAGAACTGATCGTGATCATCTCGGCCCAGGCGGCCAAGGCCCATGAAACGTGGACGCCGGAGCGGATCAGCGAACAGATGCTGCTCAATGTGGCGAACAACCCCAACGTCTGGGGCGACTGGTTCAGTCACTACACCCTGCCCCACGCCAGGATGCGCCTGGGCCCCAGCTTCGAACTCACCTCGCACTTGATCCAGGCGGTGCGCGCGGACATCGGCATCGGCCTGGTGCCCCGCATCCTGGTGGCCGACGAGTTGGCCAATGGCGAGCTGATCGGCCTTGACCTGCCATTCGCCAGCCGGCGCAGTTACTACCTCACCTACCCGCCGCGCAACGAAATGCTGCCGTCGTTGCGGGCGTTTCGTGGCTGGTTGTTGGAGCAGATCTGA